The following proteins come from a genomic window of Mechercharimyces sp. CAU 1602:
- a CDS encoding YgzB family protein yields MLSGKLNKIRTFALLLIFIGFGIMYLGFLWPKAMPIFFIFGMLAVFASVGIYFWIGTLSTNAPKVKCPQCHRVTKLLGKTDECMYCKAILSVDPKHAPMSDHDVKQ; encoded by the coding sequence ATGCTATCCGGCAAATTAAATAAAATTCGTACCTTTGCCCTACTGCTCATTTTTATTGGCTTCGGAATCATGTACCTTGGTTTCCTATGGCCAAAAGCAATGCCGATCTTCTTTATTTTTGGCATGCTCGCTGTATTTGCAAGTGTTGGGATCTATTTCTGGATTGGCACCCTTTCCACAAATGCCCCTAAGGTAAAATGTCCTCAATGTCATCGCGTGACAAAACTTCTGGGGAAAACAGATGAGTGTATGTATTGTAAAGCTATTTTATCGGTTGATCCAAAACACGCGCCCATGTCTGATCATGACGTAAAGCAATAA